AAGGAATAAAAACTTTCACGAATGCACACACACATGCACAAGGAGAGAACAATGATTGATTTTCAAGGAATCCTTATTTCAGGTACGCTCTACGTTAGTAGCTTAATTGCCATGATTTGCGTGTTCACAGTTTTAATACTACCGTCGAAGAAATTAAGTCATGCACAGATGGAGATTAAGTTTTCCGATTTAAACCAAACTACAGATTCGAAAGTAGTTTATGGAGACACTTCTAACTGGAAGTATCTCAGAGAAAAAGTTTTGGCCATACAAGGTGAACGTTGCCTTTGTTGCGGAACTAAAACAGAATCAATGCATATTGATCATATTAAACCTAAATCACGCTACCCTCATCTAGAG
This region of Bacteriovorax sp. Seq25_V genomic DNA includes:
- a CDS encoding HNH endonuclease; the encoded protein is MIDFQGILISGTLYVSSLIAMICVFTVLILPSKKLSHAQMEIKFSDLNQTTDSKVVYGDTSNWKYLREKVLAIQGERCLCCGTKTESMHIDHIKPKSRYPHLEYMIDNLQVLCPDCNKSKSFTDETDYRKSNHLIALLREVNENKLLQRKYVYNFELLQALASKRFKAELKNKEYPRVLPLS